CCACTTACCTGCAGCTTGGCGCGGGGCTGCTTTTTGCGGACGATCCGGCGCTCGGGCGTGAATTTCTGCAGCAGGTGAAAATCATTCCGGACAATGACCGGGTGATTCTCGAATTGAATGTCCCGAAATCTCTGGCGGACCGTCTCGGCGGTTTTCTGGAGTCCCAGGCGAAAAAGCGGATCGCTCCGCCGGACCCGGTTCCGCCGGGTGTCGGGCCGGCAGTCGGGCCGGGCGGGAAGTGATGCGCTTGAAGCGGCGCGGAACGATTCTGCTTCTCCGCTGGACCGGTATCGTGCTGCTGGCTTTGGTGCTGGCGGCGTTCTGGTTCCGCGAGGAGCTGCGGGATTGCGTCGTCGACGATACGCGGTTTGCGCCGGAGATCGCGGCGGCGGCGCGGCGGAACGGGCTCGACCCGCTTCTGGTCCGCTCGGTGATTTTTCAGGAGAGCCGCTTCGATCCGTTTGCGCGGGGCCGGGCCGGAGAGGTGGGGCTTATGCAGGTGCTGCCCTCCGGGGCCGCGGCCGAATGGGCCCGGGTCAACGGGAAACCGGCGCCGGACGTCACGGAACTTCTGAATCCGGAGACGAACCTGAAGATCGGCTGCTGGTACCTGGCCCGCGGAATGCGGCGGTACGCGAAGTACCGGCAGGGCGCCGAGCTGGCGCTGGCCCGTTATAACGCCGGGGAGAGCCGGGCGGATAAATGGAAGCCGGCGAAGTTCGACGGCGACGTGATCGACCGGATTCGGATTGCGAGCACGAAGCGTTATGTGACGAAGATCATGGAACGTTACCGGAACTATCTGGAAGAGGAGCGCCGGCAGCAGTAGACGGAACGTCTGCCGCGCGGCTTTTCAAGGAGGAAAGAGAGATGAAACGCGTTGTTTTCGGGTTCGTGCTGGCCGCAGCCGCGGCAGTGCTGCCCGCGGCGGAGACGGCTCCGGCCGCCGGCGCCGGAATCAAAGCTGTTGCGGAAGAGCAGAAGCCGTCGCCGGATGCGTCGTGGCGCAACGACTTTGACGATCCGGTCACCCTGAAGAGGGATTGGAAGTTCGACGGCAGCCG
Above is a genomic segment from Victivallis lenta containing:
- a CDS encoding lytic transglycosylase domain-containing protein — translated: MKRRGTILLLRWTGIVLLALVLAAFWFREELRDCVVDDTRFAPEIAAAARRNGLDPLLVRSVIFQESRFDPFARGRAGEVGLMQVLPSGAAAEWARVNGKPAPDVTELLNPETNLKIGCWYLARGMRRYAKYRQGAELALARYNAGESRADKWKPAKFDGDVIDRIRIASTKRYVTKIMERYRNYLEEERRQQ